ACCACCATTGGCCCGCTCGCCCACAGCGAGGTCAACCGCGAAAATCCCTGTTTTCTTTGCTCCCGCATCCGCCGCAAGCACCTTTTCGCCACAGCGGAACGCTTCCAGTGCAACAAGATCGCCCTGGGCCACCACAAGGACGATCTCATCGAAACTCTGCTGCTCAACATGCTCTTTAACCGCGAGATCAGCACCAGCCCGCCGATGCTTTCCGTCCATGGAGGGCGCTACCACCTGATCCGGCCGCTGCTCTATGTCGAGGAGACCATGGTCAAGGCCTACGCGGCGGAGTGCCGGGTCCCGGTTTTCGGGCAGGAATGCCCGAGCGACGGCGCCTCTAAACGGCAGGAAATCAAGGAGTGGCTGGCAGCGCTCGAGCAGACACATCCCGGCTGCCGGGAGAATCTCTTCCAGGCGATGCGCCGAGTCAAGAAGGACTATCTGCTCTGAGCACGAGGCTCCGTGTTGAGCCAAGTCGTGCGGTTACGCCCCCGCTCTCGTCCCTACTTTGACGGACGCCGCATCGACGCGACACCCGCCCGGTCGTACAGCTTCCTCCTTGCAATTCCCGCTAAAAATGCGTACCTTGTAGCGCCGGTTACGTATCGGCACCGGTGCTCCGGTCATCCCTTACACCCTTCACCCCATCAAGGAAACCGCTGCGCATGCGGCTTAAGTTAAGCTATCCCTTTGACTGGCAGGGATTGGAGGACTTTTCCTACGACTACGATCCCGCCGGCGTGCCGCGTGTGGACTATGGGAGCGAGGGGTTGCGCTACAATCCGATTACCATCGCCCAATACGGTCTTTACTGCCTGCAGCAGTATGCTAAAGAGGCGAAGGAGGAGGACCGCGCCCGGGCCCTGGCCTGTGCCGAATGGCTGGCGGCCCATGCCAAACCCACCGGCTGTGGGCTGCTCGGCTGGATTTACGATTTCAGTCTGCCGTTTTACGGGCTGGAAGCGCCCTGGATTTCGGCGATGGCCCAAGGTGAGGCGGTCTCGTTGCTGGTCCGCTGTCATGGGCTCAAGCCGCGGAGTGATTTTCTCGAGATCGCGCGCTCGGCCATCCGGCTGCTCGATCTCCCGGTCGCCGAGGGCGGCACCCTCAGCCGGCTTGCCGACGGTTCGCCCTGGTTCGAGGAGTATCCGACCGAGCCGGCATCGCATGTCTTCAATGGTCACCTCTTCGCATTGCTCGGCGCCGCAGACTGGGCCGACTACACCGACTTGCCCGAGGCCTGGCAGCGGTATGAGAGCGGCCTGGCCAGCATCGAGAAGAACTGGCGTCTGTGGGACCGCGGCTTCTGGACCCGCTACGACCTGCACCCAACCAACCGGCTCGCATCGCGGATGTACCAGCGTGTCCATCTGCGGCTGATGCATCTGCTGGCCTTTCGTACCGGCCGGCCCCTTTTTTACCGTGTGGCGCGCCGCTGGCGGACAATGCTCTACGATCCCTGGTGCAATCTGCTCTGGCTGGCTTTCAAGTCGGGGGAGAAACTCCGGCTGCGGGGAGGCCCACGGTGAAACGGGTGTTGATGCTGGCCTATTATTTTCCACCGCTCGGGATGGGGGGGACACAGCGCTCGGCCAAATTTGCGCGATACCTGCCTGAATTCGGCTGGCAGGCGACGGTGTTGACCGTCAAGCCCATCGCCTACTGGGCGGAGGATGTCTCCCTTCTGGACGATCTGGCCGGGGTGGAGATTGTGCGCGCCGGGTCGTTTGATCCACAGCGGCTGCTGGCGCTCGCGCGCCGGAAAACCACCCCGGGCGCTCCGGTCAATGAACCGGCACAGCCCGCGGCGGCCTCCGGGGGCGCCTCCGGCGCGGGCGGCAGGGCGCGTGCTGTTGGCGGGAGCGGGATGCTCGCCTGGATCAACCGCCGGTTGCTGCCCTGGGTGCTGCTGCCCGACAGCAAGATACTGTGGAGCTGGCATGCGCGTCGCGCTGCCGCCGGGCTGCTCCGCTCCGGCGCCTGCAGCGCGATCTGGTCCACCTCGCCGCCCCACTCCACCCATCTCATCGCCCGGCGGCTGGCGCGGCGTTACCGCCTGCCCTGGATTGCTGATTTCCGCGACGCCTGGGCTGACAGCGTCGTCGTCCCGCAGCCGACCCCCTGGCACCGCCGCCGCCAGGCCGCCCTATTGCGCCGCGTGGCGCAGGACGCCGACCTGCTCATCGGCGTCACCCCCGGCATCGTCGCCGAACTCGAAGCCGCCGGCGGGGCCGGCAAGACTCGGCTGATGACCAATGGTTTCGACGCCGCCGATTTCCCGGATTCCGGCCCGCCGTATCGCGCCGGAGACCGGCTATCACCGGCAACCGCCCCCCCGGAGAGGCGCTTCGTGCTCTGTCACTGCGGTGCCATCAGCCGTTTCAGCGATCCCGCACCCCTGCTGGCCGCCCTGCGCCCGGAGGAGCCCAGCCGCCTTCATCTTCACTTTGTCGGCTTCGACGCCAGCGGGAGTTTCGCCGAACGCGTCCGCAGCCTGGGGCTAACGGAGAGGATCAGTTGGTCCGGCTACCTGCCGCATCGCCAGGCCCTGGCGGCGATGGCCGCCGCCGATGCCCTGGTGCTCATCGCCTGCGATGATCCACGCGCTAGGTTCATCCCGGGCAAAAGCTTTGAATATCTGGCCAGCCGTAAGCCCATCCTGCTGATCAGCAACGTGGCCGAGACCCTCGCACTGTTACAAGGCCAGCCGGGCGTCATCGCCTGCGCCCCGGACCAGCCCGAGGCCATCCGCGCCGCCCTCGCGCGCCTGCAGCAGGATCCCGAGCTCGCCCGCGCGGCCCTGCAGCGCGACTTGCGTTCCTTCGACCGCCGGGAACAGACCGCCCGGCTGGCCGCCCTGTTGGACGACTTGACCCAAACCTGATACCAGTCCTTCGATGAAAAAAATCCTGATGACCCTGACCGCCCTTCTGGCCGCCTATCTGACCGCCGCGGCGAGCGAATCCCCGCCCTTCACCTGGCCCACCGACGCCAGCCGGCTGCTGACCTCAACTTTCGGCGAGTACCGCGGCCACCGCTTCCATGCCGGCATGGATATCAAAACCTTCGGCCAGGTGGGATACAAGGCCCTGGCCGTCCGGCCGGGATTCGTCTCCCGCGTCCAGGTTTCTCCCTGGGGCTACGGCCGCGTTGTATTTCTTCTTCTCGATACCGGCGAAACGGCCGTCTATGGCCATCTGCAGAAATTCAACCCGGAGATCGCCCGCCGGGTCGCCGCGGAACAGGAGCGCACCGGACACTACGCGGTGGAACTGCGCTTTGCACCGGGCGAGATCCCGGTCGCCCAAGGGGAAATCGTCGGTTGGACCGGCCAAAGCGGCTCCGGGGCGCCCCATCTCCATTTCGAACTGCGCGATGCGGCGGAATCGCCCGTCAATCCCTTGCTCAAGGGCTTTGAGATCAAGGACACTTTGGCTCCGGCCGTCCGCAGGGTCATGGTCATCCCCCTCGACGCCGCCGCGCGCGTCGCCGGCGACCTCGAGCCGGTGGTCTACCTGCCCATCCCTGCTGAACAAGGCCGACTGCGGATCGAACGCACCATTCCGGTCTATGGACGCATCGGCTTCGCTGCCGAGTTCTTCGACCAGATCGACGGCGCCCAGAACCGCATGAATCTCTATCGCTATCGCCTTCTGATCGACGATAAGGAGGTCTTCGCTACTCGCTACGATACCTATCCCTACGAAATCGACCGCCAGGCCGACCTCGACCGCGAGTACCGAACGCTGGTGCGCGACAAGGCGTTGTTTCAGCGCTTTTTCCGCGAGGCCGGCAACACCCTGCCCTTTTATGCCAGCGAGGCCCTCTGGTATGGCGCCCTCGAATGCGATCCCGCCAGTATGGCCCACTCCTGGTTGACCAGCATCACCCGCGCCCTCGGTTTCTTCTGGGACCTCCCCGCCGGCGTGACCATCCTGGAGAAGGGGATCCATCTCTTCCGCATCGAGGCTCGGGATTTCAGCGGCAACTGCACGACGGTCGAAGGAAGGCTTCAGGCCGGACCACCTGAAGCGGTACGCCAGCCGGAAACCGGGGGCCTCGCGCTCGACAAGGCCGGCTATACCATCGATGCCGATTATTATGACGCCTACGTCCGTCTGACCGTCGCCGCTTCCCAGCCGGTCCGGCAGATCCCCGGGCTCCAGGCCACCTGGGGAGACGGCCACCAGGAGAACCTCCTCCTCGCACGCAGCGGCCGCGCGGGCTTCCGCAGCGGCCTGACGCTCTACCCGAACCACCCCGGCCCGGTGCGACTCCGGCTTTTCGATCCGGAGACCGGAGAGGGAAAAGTCCTCCACGAGGTGATGCTCCAGTACGTCACCGTGCGCGAGGGACGGGAGAAGATCTTCGTGACCCAGGACGGGCTGTGTGAACTCTTCTTCGACAAAGCGTCGTTGTTCAAATCGATTTCGGTCCGGGCGCGCACGCGCAACCGCGGCGCCGAAAAACTCCCGCTGGCCAGCAAGATCTATCAGATCGATCCCGTGGATGTCCCCTTGAGCGGAATGGTGACCGTGCGCATCCACGTCGAGGACACGATGCATCCGGAGCAGGTGGCGCTCTACCGGCGGGCGCCGGGCGGCGACTGGCAATATCTCGGCAGGGAGGCAGGCAGCGGCGGCAGCGTCGGTAGTCGCAGCCGCGAGCTGGGTGAGTTTGCTCTCATCCGCGATAGCGAGCCGCCCGCGATCACCGCGCTGCTGCCGGCGGAAGGGGCAAGAACCACGCGCACACCCCTACTGCAGGCGCGCGTGCACGACGCCCTCTCCGGCATTGGCGATGAGGAGCAGTACGAACTCCGCCTCGACGGTCGGCCGGTCATCGTCGAGTACGACCCCGAGGGGGAACGCCTCCTTCATCCGGTCGCAACACCGCTGCGTCCGGGCCGGCATACGCTCGAACTCACCGTAAGCGACCGCTGCGGCAACCGCGCAGGTAAAGCACAGAGCTTTTATGTCCGGTAACCGCCTGAGGGGCTGAGCCGTCGCGGCGACTGCCGGCCCCGAGGGCAGGAAATGACCTTGAAAAAGGGGCCAGGCCATGATTCCCATCCGTGATGAGAATGCCCGCAATCACTTTCCGGCGGTTACGCTGGGATTGATCGCGATCAATGTGATCGTCTTCATCCACCAGAGCCTGCTGCCCAGCATGCAAATGAACGAATTCATCGTGCAATACGGCGCTGTGCCGTATTACATAACCAGCGGCTCGCATCTCTCCACCATCCTCACCTCGATGTTCCTGCATGGAGGCTTTTTTCATATCGCCGGCAACATGTTGTACCTCTATATCTTCGGCGATAACATCGAATCGATGCTGGGGCCGATCCGTTATCTGTCCTTTTATCTGGTCTGCGGTTTCTTCGCCTTTGCGGCGCACTATGTTTTCGATATGCAGTCGATGACACCGATGATCGGCGCGAGTGGCGCCATCTCCGGGATCCTTGGCGCCTATGCCGTGCGCTTCCCGCGCGCCCGGGTCACCGTGCTGGTGCCGCTATTCCTCTGGATCTGGCGGATTTTTGAGATTCCCGCGGTCTATGTGCTGGGATTATGGTTTGTCATGCAATTGTTCAGCGGGGCGGTTGGCTCGGCCCAGAGCGGTGGCGTAGCCTGGCTGGCTCATGTGGGGGGATTTGTCGCGGGGGCGCTTATCATGTCCGCCTGGCAGCGGCGGCTCACTTAAAACGGAAGGCGGTATGGATTTTTTCACCCTCCTCTTCATCGCAGTCGGACTTTCCATGGATGCCCTGGCCGTCTCGATCTCGAGCGGCCTAACCATTCCCAGCGTCAACAGCTCCCATGGACTCAAGATCGCCTTTTCCTTCGGCTTCTTCCAGGCCCTGATGCCCATCCTCGGCTGGGTTGCCGGATCAAGCCTGCGCCGTTACATCGAAGGCGTCGACCACTGGATCGCCCTGGCCCTGCTCTCCCTGGTGGGGGTGCGGATGATCTACGAAGCCCTGACGGGGCACGATTCCGGCGATCCGCTCATCGCCACCGAACCCCGGGTACTGCTGCTGCTCTCGGTGGCCACCAGCATCGATGCCCTGGCCGTGGGCCTGAGTTTCTCCCTCCTGCATGTGCCGCTTTTTCCGGCGGTGCTGATCATTGGCGTCACCACTTTTCTCTTCTCGGGGGCGGGAGTCTATCTCGGCAAGATCGCCACGGCTCATCTCGGCCGGTTTGTTGAGATCCTCGGCGGCCTGATCCTCGTCGCCATCGGCGTCAAGATCCTCCTTGAACATCTGCAGCTCCTCCCTTAAAAAACCCCCAGCCATTTCAGCACGATGATGCCGGCGGAGATGGTAAAAATGCTGCCGAGCGTCGAGGCGAGAATGATATGCCCAGCCAGCCTGGCATTACTGCCCATGGCGTCGGCCATGGCATAGCTGGCGATAGCGGTGGGTGATGCGAAGAAAAAGAAGAGCACGCCCAATTCCTGTCCGCGAAAACCGGCGTAAACGGCGGCGGTGATGGTGATCAGCGGCAGTAGGAGGATCTTGAGAAACGCGGCCAACACGGAGAGGCGGAGATCCGCGCGGATGCCCTTGAAACTCAGGGTGCCGCCAATGCCGAGCAGAGCCAGGGGCAGGGTAAGGGAGGAGAGATAGGTGACGCTTTCGAGGATCATTCCCGGCAGCCGGATCTGCAGCAGCGAGAAGGGCACCGCCACCGCCGCAGCGAGGATGAGGGGATTGGTAAGAATCTGGCGGGTGACGGTCCAGCCGCTGATGGAACGCTCGCGCTTCTGTGTCAGCGAGAGGGCCAGCACAGCGAGGATGTTGTAGGGGGGCATAATCACCGCCAGCACCACCGCGGCTGGGGCGAGCACCTCCGGGCCATAGGCGCTGTTGAGCATGGCGAAACCCAGGATGGCAAAGTTGCCGCGAAAAGCCCCCTGGATGAAAGCGCCACGGTCGCGCCCAGCCCGGACCCACAGGATCCCCGCCAGCGTGCTGAGGGCGAAGGTGATCAGGATGAAGAGCCAGGCGAAGAGGATCTGGCGCCCGTCGAACAACTCCTGAAATCGCGTGGCCGAGATTTTGGTGAAGAGCAGCGCCGGCAGGGTGACGGTGAAAACCAGCCTCGAGGCGACCGCGTTGAAATGAGCGTCGATGACCCCGGCGCGCTGCAGCAACAGGCCCGCGAAGACCAGGATGAAGACCGGTGCGACAATGTTCGCGGCCTGGATAAAGATCGTCATCGGTGCGCCTCTTCTATGCGTGCATCCTGCCGCGCGCCAGCGAGGCGAAAATCCCGGCGAAGCAGAGCGCTGCGAAGCCTCCGAGCAGCAGGTGCATGGCGCCGAGAAACTGCCCCTGATTCTGCAGCGTGATCTGCGTGTGTCCGACGTAGAGGGCAATCACCATCGCCGCCATCCCCATACTGAACATCTGCCCGAGCATCCGCATCGTGCTGACCATCGCCGAGGCCAGGCCATAGTGGCGCCGCTCGACCGAGCCCATGATGGCATTGGTGTTGGGTGAGGAAAAGAGCCCGAAGCCGATGCCCAGGAGAAACAAGCTTGCCCCGATGAAGAGCAGCGGGGTGGCGGCTGTAACGGTCGCCAGCATCGCCAGTCCGATGCTCGACAGCGCCATTCCGGCTGAGGCGATCAGGCGCGGCTCGTAGCGGTCGGAGAGATAACCAGCAAGGGGCGAGAAGAGCGCCTGCATCACCGGCTGCGACATCATCACCAGCCCCGCTTGGCGCGGCTCCAGACCCTGGACATACTGCAGATAGAGACTGAGGATGAAGCCGACCGCAAAGGTTGCGCCGTAATTGATCAGGGCGGCGAGATTGGACAAAGCGAAGACGCGGTTATCACGCAGCAGTCGCACATCCATCAGCGGAAAAGCCCCGAGCGCTTCCCAGCGTAAAAAGAAGAAGAGCCCGATGAGGGATGCGGTCAGCGCGAGATAACCCTGGCGCCCAGGGAGGGCCGAGAGTCCATACATCAGGGCGATCACCGTCAGGGCGTAGAGCGCCGCCCCCCTCCAGTCGAAGCACTCGCCGGCGGCCTCGCGCCATTCCCGATCGAGATAGCGCCAGGTGAGCAGCAGCGCCAGCGCGCACAGCAGGGCGTTGATCCCGAAAATGGTGCGCCATCCCCAGGCCCCGACGATCCAACCGCCGATGGGCGGGCCGAGCGCCAGCCCGAGATAGACCGCGGCGATGTTCCAGCCGAGCACC
This window of the bacterium genome carries:
- a CDS encoding manganese efflux pump MntP family protein gives rise to the protein MDFFTLLFIAVGLSMDALAVSISSGLTIPSVNSSHGLKIAFSFGFFQALMPILGWVAGSSLRRYIEGVDHWIALALLSLVGVRMIYEALTGHDSGDPLIATEPRVLLLLSVATSIDALAVGLSFSLLHVPLFPAVLIIGVTTFLFSGAGVYLGKIATAHLGRFVEILGGLILVAIGVKILLEHLQLLP
- a CDS encoding ATP-binding protein, which translates into the protein MAARRNIPEAVRALTARVDRAVREYRMLQPGDRLLVAVSGGADSMALLQILSSRITLYAAGSSLRAVYVDLGFGAAAEARCQTMRDYWHSLGVSGRILHTTIGPLAHSEVNRENPCFLCSRIRRKHLFATAERFQCNKIALGHHKDDLIETLLLNMLFNREISTSPPMLSVHGGRYHLIRPLLYVEETMVKAYAAECRVPVFGQECPSDGASKRQEIKEWLAALEQTHPGCRENLFQAMRRVKKDYLL
- a CDS encoding MFS transporter — its product is MSGTSLQRATLAVAILTSFSTPFMGAGVNLALPRIGAELGLDAVMLSWIATSYLMAAAVFLLPFGRLADIRGRKRVFSFGVLIFLAGSAWAALARSGTLLIVGRVVQGFGGGMVFSTATAMLISVFPPGQRGRVLGWNIAAVYLGLALGPPIGGWIVGAWGWRTIFGINALLCALALLLTWRYLDREWREAAGECFDWRGAALYALTVIALMYGLSALPGRQGYLALTASLIGLFFFLRWEALGAFPLMDVRLLRDNRVFALSNLAALINYGATFAVGFILSLYLQYVQGLEPRQAGLVMMSQPVMQALFSPLAGYLSDRYEPRLIASAGMALSSIGLAMLATVTAATPLLFIGASLFLLGIGFGLFSSPNTNAIMGSVERRHYGLASAMVSTMRMLGQMFSMGMAAMVIALYVGHTQITLQNQGQFLGAMHLLLGGFAALCFAGIFASLARGRMHA
- a CDS encoding glycosyltransferase — its product is MKRVLMLAYYFPPLGMGGTQRSAKFARYLPEFGWQATVLTVKPIAYWAEDVSLLDDLAGVEIVRAGSFDPQRLLALARRKTTPGAPVNEPAQPAAASGGASGAGGRARAVGGSGMLAWINRRLLPWVLLPDSKILWSWHARRAAAGLLRSGACSAIWSTSPPHSTHLIARRLARRYRLPWIADFRDAWADSVVVPQPTPWHRRRQAALLRRVAQDADLLIGVTPGIVAELEAAGGAGKTRLMTNGFDAADFPDSGPPYRAGDRLSPATAPPERRFVLCHCGAISRFSDPAPLLAALRPEEPSRLHLHFVGFDASGSFAERVRSLGLTERISWSGYLPHRQALAAMAAADALVLIACDDPRARFIPGKSFEYLASRKPILLISNVAETLALLQGQPGVIACAPDQPEAIRAALARLQQDPELARAALQRDLRSFDRREQTARLAALLDDLTQT
- a CDS encoding rhomboid family intramembrane serine protease, which produces MIPIRDENARNHFPAVTLGLIAINVIVFIHQSLLPSMQMNEFIVQYGAVPYYITSGSHLSTILTSMFLHGGFFHIAGNMLYLYIFGDNIESMLGPIRYLSFYLVCGFFAFAAHYVFDMQSMTPMIGASGAISGILGAYAVRFPRARVTVLVPLFLWIWRIFEIPAVYVLGLWFVMQLFSGAVGSAQSGGVAWLAHVGGFVAGALIMSAWQRRLT
- a CDS encoding AEC family transporter; this encodes MTIFIQAANIVAPVFILVFAGLLLQRAGVIDAHFNAVASRLVFTVTLPALLFTKISATRFQELFDGRQILFAWLFILITFALSTLAGILWVRAGRDRGAFIQGAFRGNFAILGFAMLNSAYGPEVLAPAAVVLAVIMPPYNILAVLALSLTQKRERSISGWTVTRQILTNPLILAAAVAVPFSLLQIRLPGMILESVTYLSSLTLPLALLGIGGTLSFKGIRADLRLSVLAAFLKILLLPLITITAAVYAGFRGQELGVLFFFFASPTAIASYAMADAMGSNARLAGHIILASTLGSIFTISAGIIVLKWLGVF
- a CDS encoding D-glucuronyl C5-epimerase family protein, yielding MRLKLSYPFDWQGLEDFSYDYDPAGVPRVDYGSEGLRYNPITIAQYGLYCLQQYAKEAKEEDRARALACAEWLAAHAKPTGCGLLGWIYDFSLPFYGLEAPWISAMAQGEAVSLLVRCHGLKPRSDFLEIARSAIRLLDLPVAEGGTLSRLADGSPWFEEYPTEPASHVFNGHLFALLGAADWADYTDLPEAWQRYESGLASIEKNWRLWDRGFWTRYDLHPTNRLASRMYQRVHLRLMHLLAFRTGRPLFYRVARRWRTMLYDPWCNLLWLAFKSGEKLRLRGGPR